The Rosa chinensis cultivar Old Blush chromosome 7, RchiOBHm-V2, whole genome shotgun sequence DNA segment AAAATTTGATTTCAAATCTTATGAGCTGTACATCTGTTCTTTCCCGttctgtttctctattttctaaaCATTGATCCATTTTTAAGcatcttttatatatatttaacatGTAACAAAGTATCCCTAAAAATTATTTTCAGTCTTTATAGGGAAAgttaagatttttatttttaacggTAATTATACTAAATCTCTTATTTATTCTCTTAGTAGAATCttgcttttcaaaaatatttctGATATCTGTGTTTTCTTTGGACCGAGTCTTAtaagtttttattttgatatGCAAAGATTGTCAATGCTCCTCGAGGACCTGTGGAATCTTCTAAAGACAAGTTTGAAGTGTTCTACATAGATTATGGTAATCAAGAGGTTGTCCCTTACAGTTCGTTACGGCCTCTTGATACTTCTGTTTCCTCGACACCTGGTCTTGCCCAACTTTGCAGCCTTGCATATCTTAAGGTCCCCACCTTGACACAGGACCATGGTGAAGAAGCAGCAGAATTTTTAAGTGAGTACACATTATCCAAAGAGTTTTCAGCCATGATTGAGGAAAGGGATTTCTCAGGAGGCAAAGTTAAAGGCCAGGGAACTGGACCggttcttttggtaactcttgtTGCTGCTAATGAAGAGATCAGTATAAATGCTGCCATGCTCCAGGTATGAATTTTTAGCCCTCTTTTCTAGTTTGTGGAACTTTTAAAGCTTCTCTTATGTTCTTTTTGTTCCACGATACCTAGTATATTGTTGTAATACATCATAGCACATCATCATAAAAAGAACAGATAAAAACATCTGTAAAAGGAAATATTCTATCTCACTTGATGAAGATTTAGGAGCCTAATGTGGTGTCCTTGTGATTGTGTTGGATGCTATCTTTACCGTCACCATATGTAAAAACCAAAGGAAGGTTTAAGATGTAATTTGGGAACTTGACACATTATGCCCAAGATGTcttgttatttttcttttgttgcagAGTCTTTAGTTATAATATCGCACTGCCTTCCTCTCTGATCTGGCTCATTCTCAATCATTTAGTATCCTCATTATATGTCCATTTAAGTTCTCTTGAATGTTCTACAGTATCTCaatttttttatcttcttcaaaTTGTGTAATTTGCAGGAGGGACTTGCTAGgctagagaaaaagaagaaatttgacACCAAGGATCGAAAAGCGGCACTCGACAACTTGGAAAAGTTCCAGGAAGAAGCACAGGTTAATCGACGGGGGAAGTGGCAATATGGACATTATGATTCCGAGGAAGAGGAGATTGTTCCTCCTGTTAAAAAGGGTGTCGGCAAGCGATGAACATAGAATACTAGCGGTGAAAAACCAAGTTACAGGCAACCCTATCGTCTAAGATGAGTTAAGTTATACAGCTTTTagagcaagaaaaaaaaaaaaaggaaaatgttGCAGGTAGACTTTGCTTAAGTTTTGTTTTCAGTATGCggattgtgtttttcttttagaTGAGGAAACTATTATTTCCATACATTTCCAATAAGGTGAACTCTCCCCATGTATGTGTTAAGTCTCCTTTTTGAGGCCAGCATAGACAATTTTGTCTGTCAAACAAAAGGTTAAGGTTCTGTGCTTTACTACATTCGTATATGAAATGCGGTAGGCTTGTTCCAATCTCTATACAAATCTGAGAGTAGAATATTGATACAGTCCAGATGATTTTGAACTGTGATCAATGAACTAGAGCCCCAAATCTCAATCTTTACTTTCAGGTGCTTTATTTTTGGTAGTCTACTATGTAAAAAGGAGTGTAGCCATATAAAGAGGTCTGTGTTTTCAAATCAGGACATTGTAAACCATTGTCGTTATAGAGCATGGCCATAGTCGCTTTTCCAAACAGCTTGATCCAATCTTTTTAGTAGAATCATGAGGTGAAGAATCTTTGTTTGTTCACACATTTGTGAGATTTGATCCTATGAAGCTACGACGGGCAAAAGTGGAACTGCTTTGGTGTTCTAGGTGTATTCATGAAAACAAAATTAGAGTCATCAGATGACACCAATGGAGTATCAATATATCGTCTGATGTATTGTAGAACTTTTGAGACGATGTTTAAacctagtaaaaaaaaaaaaaaaaacccgtaAAGTTGAACAAATATTCTGTTCATACACAATGCCCTAAAATGACTCCCAAGTTATCAGCAatcttttaactcttttttttaataacaaattGCCCTTTATGAATGTATTAGTCAAAGTCTCAATTTGCAGTTTCTACTTTCTAGTCTAATTTGGTACATGAAGGAGGAACCTTATAGTGATCACATATAAAACACACTAGAGCAATTCATGCTAATACCATGAACAGATGCATTACAAGCAATTACTCGCCTTCACAATGAACCATACAACTATCTATAGAACTTTTGTCGATCTACATTACACAAATGGATCCTCGACTGAACTTTTCTCCGGTAAGAGCTTTCACACTCCACAAGCTGAATTCGTCTTTCAAATTATTCTGGTCATTTCTTTTTTTAGCACTATAGTTAACATAATGTTGTTAATAACAAATTGGCTGGTGTTCGTGTTTGATAGAGCATTCTGGTCATGGTTCGTTGGGAAGAAGAGGATTTCCCTATGCAGATTCCACTTTCCGCCACAGTTATGCAAGTGAAATTAAGGATTTCGCAAGAACAAGGAATCGCAATCCCTGCCGATAGGCAAGAGCTGAGCTTGGAAAACGGGACGTGGCTGCAAAGTGATGCAATGACTGTGCAACAATACGGCATTTCTCATGGTTCTGTCCTCACCCTCCTTCGGAAAATTGCAGTCACAATCCGGATAGCCGACCAGTATTCCTTGGGGTTGATTGTCAATGAAGAAATCACTGTGGCCACCTTGAAAGATTATCTATACGGACATGGTGTGGATATCGAAAACAAGGCACTAGAAATGAAGTACGAGGGCAATATTATTGTTCTTGATGATCGTTCGTATTTGTGGGCTTCTGGCATTGAGGAAGGCACATGTTTATCCCTGGTCTGAGCCTGAAAGAACTGAGGATCTACGGAGTGTGATATAGATTATAAGTTGGTTTAATCAATAGTATGGTCTCTAAACATTATGAACTTGCAGTGTACTCGACAGGACTCTAATTTTCTTAGGCAATTAGTGTCATAAAGCTCTAaatataaagttataaactACAATTCATATCCCAAGTCCCAAATCTTGGAAATTgagtcttaaaaataaaaaagaacaagaaaaatttaAACATCATGATTTTCACCCAAACTTGTAGATTATAACACTTAGATTTTTGACTAAAATTTGCAGTCTTATTTTCTTACTAAAATATTTTCACACTTACATAATAATTTTCAGACACTTCTTGAACTAATGGAACTCAAAAATCACAATGCAAGAGATTTTTTCTACAATTTTtagaaattagaaaataataaaattcattagagaaaaaaaaaaaaaaaaaactcatggtTACTTGGAACAGTTGTAAAAATCATGCGCAATGAAAGGTAAATTTATGGTGGAAGAAAATTTCAATATTGTTGCCGAGTTTAACATGCCATCGCATTCCATGAGTGCCTAATGATTCCTCCCAAGCTAAACCATACAAATTCTCATATTTCATAATCTCAATTTTGATAAACATATGTTGTGGACGGGTAGGAATAACAATGGCACCAAAAAGGAATTCAATTGTGAATGGAGAAAACTatgttctagggtttcaaatgGATTTCGTtctgcttaacatcttcatgtCTCAGAAACTAATTTACTTGCATTCTGGGTTGAAAATGGGGAGGAAGAATCAGACAATCACAGCACCAAATTCTGACCATCGATAATAAACTTCTAAACGGTACATAAGAATCAAACTGTCGAAATAAATGTTTACTTGGTCACTCGAAAGGAACTATAACAGCTTAATAGAAATGTCATTTACACTCCTGATGCATATTACTGTCTCAACACAAggctaaaataaagaaaaaaaataccaacAGCCAAGAATGACCTACAAAAACAGCTAGgctcaaaatttcatgataGTCATCAAAGTGAAGAGTGCGATGTAATCAGTAGTGGCTAGCTTTTCCTCTCTTCTCACTCAGTTTTCACGTCTGGGTCCTGTCCTCCGACGAGGAGCAGCACCAGTTTCCTTCTCGTTCTCACCTGAAGAACCTTCCTTCTCACCTGAAGAACCTTCCTTCTCACtctcctcttctttcttctccacaCCACTTCCAGAAGCCTCAGTGGCT contains these protein-coding regions:
- the LOC112176949 gene encoding uncharacterized protein LOC112176949, producing the protein MDPRLNFSPSILVMVRWEEEDFPMQIPLSATVMQVKLRISQEQGIAIPADRQELSLENGTWLQSDAMTVQQYGISHGSVLTLLRKIAVTIRIADQYSLGLIVNEEITVATLKDYLYGHGVDIENKALEMKYEGNIIVLDDRSYLWASGIEEGTCLSLV